GCAGAGACTTCACCAGCTGGGCAACCTCACCTGGCAACCTCAGCTGGCAACCTCAGCTAGCGGCCTCACCTGGCGGCCTCACCTGGCGGGGTAAGTGGGGCGACGTGAGGCAGCAGGGCTCTTGGCTACCAAAGGTAGAAAGGCGTTTTTCCCTTTGATGTGCTTTTCACGACCCAGAAACTCAGCCCAGAATCTCAATGACCGGGGTCAATTGTGTTATAAAGTGAAGCTACGAAGAGGGATAGCGGATTTCAGAGCATACGGCACGTCCAGGGACCGTGTCTGGCTCTCAAGGCTCACAAAACCAGTAGGGTTGGCGTCCCGAGCCGACTGACGCGGCCTGCTGCCCGTCGCCTGGGCCACCCGGGCAGGCCGCTATCGCTCCCAGAGTCTCAACCCCTCCTGCGCTGTACGGTTAATCTGCGACCAAAACAGCAAAGACCGTCGCTGACACTGGGCATCGCATGTGGGTTAGGACCGCATCTTCGCGCCCGCTAGGGTTCGCCATCCGGCCTCCGGTGCGTGGGAGGAGGgggggctgcctccggcggctggggctccgccccagaccctggttgctcctgcttcgcaggagaataGCGGGACCGGACActcaacgactcgagcgcagcgagaggagcagccagggtctggggcggagccccagccgccggaggcatgtccccgTGAAAATGCAAGCGGGATGTGGAAGTGTTCACAAGTAACATTGTATTTATCTGTCGAAAAACAACAGTGAGCTATTCCCCTAAGAAGTTCGTTGGTACCCGGGTGTGGAGTGCTTTGCCTGTATTTCATGTGAAACTGCTGTCGTCTCATTAGATATCGACTGACTGGCTTAACGAAACAGTAGTATCGATTCTAGAGTGGTTCTCTGGAAAGTTTGATGTACAGCATTGGTCGTTTTGGCTTCAATTCTCCAGTCTGCCACTCACCTGGTGGCTATTCAAATTGATATAATAGCCTAAGCGCTATGCACGTCTTAGACAtgcttatatatataatccAAGCCATTTAAACCCTGTGGAGCAGGTAGGCATCTAGAATTATTGGTGCTGTTAAGCACAATATCATGATAGATGGTGTTTGTAGTAAGACAATTTACATTTGGGGTTAAAATATGATACAGCGTCATAGTCGAGGCTAGAATGGGCGATTTTCATAGGAAATATCCTTCTACTGACATTCAatgtttgtttataataTGTAAATCTTAtgacaccaccagcacATAGCAAGTAATACATGAACTTGATACCACAATGGTAACAGACACAGCAGATGCGACAATCCTCAACCGGTGACATAGGTGCCTAAGCTTTAATTTATGGAATAGAATAGAATCCGAagttttgatatcaaaccCAACAGTTGTAAAACAAAATCTTGAGACACCTGAACACAGGTAACAATGATGCAAAAAAAGAGCTGCCCCATGTCAAAATTTAGGACTGCCCCTAATTATTGGCTAGTAAATTATAATGCCAATAGCAATCTTACCATTTTCATTCATGGACTTGGCGACGAATCCAACGGCTATATGGTTCAATAAAATCAGTCGAAAATCAGTAGTTAGTTATTCTGGACCCAGCCCACCTATCCAAGACGAACTTAAAGGCACCAATATTCCAACAAGAATAAAACATCTATCATATGACACACAGAAAAGTGTCGTTAGTTATACAATCAGGTTGGttagtaataataatgattCCATGACCTGGGCAGTTCACTGTATGGCCATTCATTTCCAACGAGCTAGACACCCATACCAAGGGCAGGAAATGCTAAGAGCATAGCCAGTTCATCTTCTAAGTCACTGGATCCgttgaaatatttgtcTGACTTTAACTTTGCgagaaacaattgaaattattgAAAAACGTTGAAAAACTAGTAAACTGTAGCCGGCCAAGAAAGTAGTCTCGACAGTATTTTTTGGAATTCATTTGTGTACTAATTGAATTTAATCGGCTTGAAATTATTAGTTAGGGTATTTATTCTACAtgtttttttgaattgGCAAAAAGACATACCAGTGACATTGGCCCGATACCCTGGCCTAGCCATTCAATAAACCCACAACGTAGTTCTTCATTTCTTATACGAGTTTTAGAAGCTGGACTATTAACTTCCCTTTACCATTGATGTATTTGAATTCAATCTGTTATAAAATCTGTATCAAATGCTAAATTTTTGCCCACCTCGCTGACTTTCAACGATTCTATTAATTTCCTGCTCGCCAAAAATTAGCATTACCCGGCATTAATCTCGCgtttgaagaaaatgatatttatcGTGAACTGGTATGGCAAAATGCATATTTCTCGAAAATAAGACGCAATTGGACGTCGTAGAGATTCTATTTTGTACGAAACATGTAATTCATGTCATAGGCAGGAATCACAAACAAATTTGATGAACTTAAGAATACTCCACTCCTAATCGTGAAGGTATTAAATGACCCATGACCAAGCTCCGTTCCATTTTCCGGGTAACCCTTATATTCACTCTTGGGAAAGAAGTGTAGAAAAACAGTAAACctattttaaatttttctttCCTCGAGGAGTTAAACTATTGTATATAGAGCTGAAAAGTCGTCAATAATGGTTTGAAAACaaagaaataaatgaaaCATAGAAATATTGGGagggaagaagaaaatgtaTTTAGCACTTACCCGGCAGACCGAGACTGGCGACAAAAATGGTTTTTTGAATCTAAGATATGACAATCGGACGAGAAAGAAATTCCCGGTGCTTAGTACCCACAAGTCCATGCAATTTCACAATTGTTCTATTTCATGAAATCTTCACTGTTTTCCTTAGGATATGTTTTTCCAATTTATATGACTTACTATACCTATGAGCCGACTTGCGTTTTCTCTGCTGCATTTTCAGTGCAAATATCAGTCCACGAAATCGAAACTAAAAGAAACTCTCACTCTATATACGTGAAATACGGAATTATACCTTAAAAGACAAAAAGAACTGCTAACCCTCTCCCAAATAGATGACGACCACACCCCGCATGCCTCATGCAGGGCCCAGTAGTAAGTCCTTGTGTGGTGtgaatgcctccggcggctggggctctgccccagaccctgctgcttctctcgctACGCTTGAGGAGAGCATCTACGGccctagcaatctcctgcgaagcaggagcaacagggtctggggcggagccccagccgccggaggcagcaggtCTCAAATCTGATTTGGCTCTgcagcaaaaaaaagattttcAGCCGTGCTGAAAAATCTATGATATCCTGTGAAGGGGTTGATCTAGCAGGTTCTCTATTACAAACCCCCTGATCCTTCAACTATGGCTGCCTCTGCTCAGGACCTTATTGACGTATGTATCTGATCTCGTGATTCGTTGCATTGTTTTCTAGAATTGCATAACTAACGTTTATTTTAGCTTGTCGGTTTTCTTCACTCGGAACAACCTCCAGTGCGTCAACTAGCTTTGGAGAACATCGTTCCTATTGCTAATCTTCAACACTCATACCTTTTCAAGAATGATGACTTTAGAGCTATTAAGGACTTGAAAGTCCTTATTCATGACAAGACAGAGCGTACAGCTCAGTTATCATTGACCATTCTTGTCAATCTTTGTGATGACACGGCTATTCTTGATTTTATGGCTTCAGATGAAACTCTCGTCCGTTTTATTGTCGATTCTATCCTTATGCTGGATCAATATAATGGCGACCTGTTCTGCATTTTACTTGCTAATCTTTCCAAGAATGATCAAGTTACAAAACTGTTTGAATTCAAGAGACAGAAGAGATCAGCCGATTCCACTGATTCCAACAAAAAGACGCCATCTTCAGAGATAGTCACCCTGGAAAATGAGACTTTCAAGTCTGATAATGTTATGGATTGCCTCATGGACTGTTTTGTCAAGGGAAGTGAGCGCACTCTCAATAAAATGGCGGATTTCGACTATTTGgcctttttctttgccGATATTTCGAGATTCAGGGAGGGCAGAGAATACTTTGTCACTGAACAAGAATATGATGGAGTGGTGCCAATTACCAAATTATTGGTATTCACTGAGTCGGAGTCTAAGACTCGTCGTGCAGGTGTGGCTTCCACTATCAAGAATTCCTTATTCCAGGTTCAGGCCCACGAGAAACTTGTTACCGATCCCTCAATCAACTTGCTACCTTATATTTTGCTGCCTCTTGCCGGACCAGAAGATATTCCTGAAGACGAGCTCTTCAATCTCCCTGATGAGTTACAGCTCCTTCCTCCTGATAAGAAGCGTGATCCCGACCACCAAATCCTGTGTACCCATGTGGAGAgtctgttgctgctgtcaacGACAAGGCCCATGAGAGAGTACATGAGAGAAAAGAGTGTGTATCCTATCATTAGAGAACTGCATTTGGCTATTGATGACGAAGTCGTCCAAGATCCTTGTGAAAGATTGGTTCAAATGCTTATGAGAGATGAGGCAcctgaagaaaaaatcactgaagaggatgatgaagatggcgACGAGATTGTAGAGATTTTGTAGCCTAATCACcatgtatatttatttattagaatTAATAAACACATAGATTTATTTAGAAAGCAAAACTATtctatttctatttctatCTCTATCTCTTCTATTAGCTGTTTTTCTTGCAGTGTCGGAGTGATGTCGGCCACTGTATATAGGCTGCGCGGTGGTCTAACTCCTCTCGATGCAAAGTAAAATGATGACGGTACCATGAGCAGTGACATAACAGCCAATGTTATCATCAGTACGCCCCATGAATATCGTTCGACAGTGTACCCTGCTTGTATGGGCCCCGCAAGAGAACCTAGCGAGTAGGCCATGTTGAATAAGCCGTATATTTGTCCATATCCCTTTCCTTTGCCGAACTGGCCTGGCGCTTTTGACTCTTCTTGGGAAACCGTGTCAGATAACTCGGATAATATAGGCGAAAATATCATCACCGATGTAATTCCATATAGAGCCAGCATGGTCACGAAAATGACTACATCATGAGCTGAATTGTTATTTGGCAATTGTAACAGCATCAGTGGAACTGTTGAGAAGAGGAACCCAAAAGTAAGAAAATATCTTGGGCCATGTCTATCGCATAAATAGCCTATCAGGGGTTCTAAAAAGGCTGGAATGGCCATTGGTAGAAACATGAGGCCCGATTGAAGACTATTGAACCCAAATAATTTCATAAGCCTAATCGTCATCGTCGCATCCAGTGCGGTTAACTGCCATGCCACTACCAACGACTGCAtcaagctgttgatgacTCTTGGATTTTTTAGCATTTTAGCAAATCTCAATGGACTTGCTGAATATTCTCGGCGAGGCTCCCCTCCAACTGGTTTGGCAGCAAGTATTTCTTTATCTTCCTTCATTCTCTGGGTACTTTTGGTTTCCTTCATGAGTAATCGAAGAAGTACATCTACCCCAAGTATTGCTAGTGACAACTGAAACACTGCTTCGTATCCAAACTTCTGATATACCACACCTCCAACCACCGGACCCAATATCGTTCCAATACTGACAGCCAGCGACGGAAAACTCACAATAAACGTCATCTGGCCTTGGGATGCTACATCCGCAACAATAGCTAGACCAACTGACCAGACTATAGATCCCGATATCCCCTGGATGAACCTCCCGAACACATAAACATAAGGAGAGTGCGTGGCAGAAATTAATATGGTTGCAGAAATCAACAAGAGAAGACCGAATACCATGGGCAACTTTCTAGCGCTGAGTCTGTCTGACAGAAACCCGAAAATTGGGGATGGGACTATCAGCCCGATTGAATACATTGCCAGTGACAGATCTATCCACCACTGGATATGATTATCAGCTACCCCCATCCTATCTTTGAGTGAAAACGGAATTATCGGCACAACAACGCTATACAGAAAAGTGTCAGTGAATGTCGAGAGAGAAACAGTCAGAATCGTGAATATCACCGACTCGCGGCATCTTGCGATGGTGCTCATGAAccggctggggctcctGAACATAGCACAGCTCATCTTATAATAcaaaaaaccaaaccaataaataaacaaacagaataaacagaagaaaGTGCGTAGATTGACATGTACCAGATTATACCAGCTCGTTTTTGCGAGAAATTAAGCTTCATTTTAATTACACCCCCAACTCCTCGCTATAAGATTGGATTCTGATTAAAGTTTCATCTCTCGAGACTAGCTAAGCGGAGTTTGGCATCTCGGCGACACAGCCGCCAACTATCGAAGGCCAACAAGTGTTGATTGGGGgctactgcctccggcggctggggctccgccccagaccccgtggctcctgcttcgcaggagattgctagggCAGTCGACGGCAGGGCGGGCGAAGGGGGTATCGTGATTTCACTATCCCAGGTACAAATGCTTATCACACTTGTGATTATTTTAGAGTCAGTGATACGAGGTGCAAGTGGTGTGATGTTAAAACTAATTTCCCATCGTTTcgctatttattatatggCCCCTGCATCAGGGGATCAACCGTGCATGCATCATGTATATATGTACATAATATCTTAAAGTGAAGCATGGCGCGTTGACATGTACACCAGCATCGAAATTAAGGTACTTTTAAAGCTTCTCTTTGCTTGGCTCGTATTGGAAGTTGTTTCCCAAAACCAAATTCTTAAAATGGTCAATGCCGACAGCGCTAGTATGGCACCAAGGTTTAGCAGCGTACTCGCTGTCAATGACATTGGCAAAACAGTTGAGCCAGTCGAGACGAGGGTACGCC
The Sugiyamaella lignohabitans strain CBS 10342 chromosome A, complete sequence genome window above contains:
- the HGH1 gene encoding Hgh1p (Nonessential hypothetical protein; predicted to be involved in ribosome biogenesis; green fluorescent protein (GFP)-fusion protein localizes to the cytoplasm; similar to mammalian BRP16 (Brain protein 16); relative distribution to the nucleus increases upon DNA replication stress; GO_component: GO:0005737 - cytoplasm [Evidence IDA] [PMID 14562095]; GO_component: GO:0005737 - cytoplasm [Evidence IDA] [PMID 22842922]; GO_component: GO:0005634 - nucleus [Evidence IDA] [PMID 22842922]; GO_function: GO:0003674 - molecular_function [Evidence ND]; GO_process: GO:0008150 - biological_process [Evidence ND]), with translation MLDQYNGDLFCILLANLSKNDQVTKLFEFKRQKRSADSTDSNKKTPSSEIVTLENETFKSDNVMDCLMDCFVKGSERTLNKMADFDYLAFFFADISRFREGREYFVTEQEYDGVVPITKLLVFTESESKTRRAGVASTIKNSLFQVQAHEKLVTDPSINLLPYILLPLAGPEDIPEDELFNLPDELQLLPPDKKRDPDHQILCTHVESLLLLSTTRPMREYMREKSVYPIIRELHLAIDDEVVQDPCERLVQMLMRDEAPEEKITEEDDEDGDEIVEIL
- a CDS encoding membrane transporter (top hit is XP_007844384.1 originated in Moniliophthora roreri MCA 2997), producing the protein MTFIVSFPSLAVSIGTILGPVVGGVVYQKFGYEAVFQLSLAILGVDVLLRLLMKETKSTQRMKEDKEILAAKPVGGEPRREYSASPLRFAKMLKNPRVINSLMQSLVVAWQLTALDATMTIRLMKLFGFNSLQSGLMFLPMAIPAFLEPLIGYLCDRHGPRYFLTFGFLFSTVPLMLLQLPNNNSAHDVVIFVTMLALYGITSVMIFSPILSELSDTVSQEESKAPGQFGKGKGYGQIYGLFNMAYSLGSLAGPIQAGYTVERYSWGVLMITLAVMSLLMVPSSFYFASRGVRPPRSLYTVADITPTLQEKQLIEEIEIEIEIE